The proteins below are encoded in one region of Chitinophagales bacterium:
- a CDS encoding CoA pyrophosphatase, with translation MELENFSPFIRQLYERLQQALPGEDAQYRMAPSYRPRLNSDAIAALHPKRSGVLMLLYEKNEEWFTVFTQRRSYKGVHSGQMSFPGGKFEEQDGSIVKTALREAEEEVGVRQENVDVLGLLSDLYIPPSNFWVQPVVGYLRQPTVFIPEEREVAEVVEIPISFFANDGSIQLVQVPVGNGLEAKVPAFVFGKHIIWGATAIMLSEFREVYLEIRR, from the coding sequence ATGGAACTCGAAAATTTTTCTCCGTTTATTAGGCAATTATATGAGCGTTTGCAGCAGGCTTTACCGGGCGAAGATGCTCAGTATCGCATGGCTCCAAGTTATCGCCCACGCTTGAATAGCGATGCCATTGCAGCGCTGCATCCCAAGCGCAGCGGGGTTTTAATGCTGTTGTATGAAAAGAACGAAGAGTGGTTTACCGTGTTTACGCAGCGCAGAAGTTACAAAGGTGTGCATAGTGGGCAAATGAGTTTTCCGGGAGGGAAGTTTGAAGAGCAGGATGGCAGCATTGTAAAAACTGCTTTGCGTGAGGCCGAAGAGGAAGTGGGCGTGCGGCAAGAGAATGTAGATGTGCTTGGGTTGCTATCGGATTTATATATTCCTCCAAGTAATTTTTGGGTGCAGCCGGTGGTGGGCTATTTACGGCAACCTACCGTATTTATTCCGGAGGAGCGGGAGGTAGCAGAGGTAGTAGAGATTCCAATTTCTTTTTTTGCAAACGATGGTAGCATACAATTGGTGCAAGTGCCCGTGGGTAATGGCTTGGAGGCAAAGGTGCCGGCTTTTGTTTTTGGCAAGCATATTATTTGGGGAGCCACAGCCATTATGCTCAGCGAATTTCGTGAAGTGTATTTAGAAATAAGGCGCTAG
- a CDS encoding cytochrome c yields MKGKVLDWLKFSPLIFLAGAFAYSFFNYGVLDNPGKLLYKKHCADCHGIAGEGIKQLIPPLKNADMAMEHFDSIACWIRNGMNGAIVVNGKEYDQMMYPIKLNEVETANILNYMAKEFFNSTRHVSAAEMATQLKQCAADEVAQQ; encoded by the coding sequence ATGAAGGGTAAAGTATTAGATTGGTTGAAGTTTTCTCCGCTTATTTTTTTAGCAGGGGCTTTTGCGTATAGTTTTTTCAACTATGGCGTATTAGATAATCCCGGAAAGCTGTTGTATAAAAAACATTGTGCCGATTGCCACGGCATTGCCGGAGAAGGAATAAAACAGTTGATACCGCCTTTAAAAAATGCCGATATGGCGATGGAACATTTTGATTCCATAGCCTGCTGGATTAGGAATGGTATGAACGGAGCTATTGTGGTAAATGGTAAAGAATACGACCAAATGATGTACCCCATTAAACTGAATGAAGTAGAAACGGCAAATATCCTCAACTACATGGCAAAGGAGTTTTTTAATAGCACCAGGCATGTTTCGGCTGCCGAAATGGCAACACAACTCAAGCAGTGTGCTGCCGATGAAGTGGCGCAGCAGTAA